CTGCCGCACCGTGAAGGTCACGTTGCCACCGTGTCGCACGCCCGTGAAAAAATTACCGAAGTCCGCACGCCCTAAGAGCGAGAACTTCTTGCTGGGATCGGTACCGTAGTCCCAGGAGTTCAAGAGCGTCGTGTACTCCCCGGCAGGAATCACCACCCCGGGGGAGATCTCGAAGGGCTCTTTGAGTCCCTCGGTGATCAGGTTGAGTTCCGGCCCGAAACGGCCACCACCCTCAAACTTTATCTCGGTATCGAGGTGCAGAAATCCGGACTCATGGAATCCGTTGAAGTCCCAGAAGCTGCGCCACGTGAGATGGGGGTTCGACTCGCGCCACCACGAGATGTTCGGGAAACGCACAACCCGCTCGACGAAGATCTCTATGTGGCGGTACCCCACTCGGTTTACGAAGCCGACCTCGGGGTTAAAGTCCTCGCCTACCTGCATGACTCGCAGGCGGCCTCTCCAGGTACGGCTCTCATATGTCGTGAGGAGGTGGTAGGCCTCTTCGCGCCCCGTCTCCAGGCCCGTCGTGGGTGAGGTTTCCGTCTTTGCAGCCCACGCGTCGAGCGTCCATGCCTCACCCAGTCCCATGCGGCCGTCTACGCCGTAGGTCCGGTTGAAGTCGGTCCCGTCGTGCGTACCCCGCCGCTGCACGAAGATTGCCCCAACCCGCGAACGGTTCGGGAGTTCACTCGACACACGCGCCACGGTGAATGCGTTCTCTGCTACATCGCCCACGACTTCGTCGGTGAATATCTGCATTAGGCCGACGTTCATGCCGGCGGCTTTGCCACTCACCCGGGCACCACCCCGGATTGGCACTGAGTTGCCGTTGGGACTGATCCCGATGCGGCGGCTGAAGAACAGGTCGGCGGCCTGGGGCGTTCCAGCCGAAAACAGCCCTGCGTTCTCTAGGAAGAACGGGCGTTTCTCAGGGAAGAAGAGCGGGAAGCGTGTGAGGTTCGTGCGCTGCTCGTCGACCTCGACTTGAGCGAAGTCGGTGTTGAGCGTCGCGTCCAGCGTAAGACTGCTGAACGTCATCTTCGCGTCGAGGCCGCCCTCTATAGAGTACTCGTTCTCAGAGCCGTCCAGCGAATAGTCCCGGTCGATTCCGCCTAGAACGTAGGGGGTCACCGTACCGGACCGCTGGAGAGGGACCTCGAGGCCGACCAAGTCGCCTGCCTGTGAAAGCCGCATGAAGTTGTACTGTCGCGGAACGGGCGCCCAAAGCGCTTCTTCGTTCTTGCGACGGATCTTCCGGACGAGGTTCATGCCCCAAGTCTGCTGGCTCGCACTTCCGTAACGTAGGGTAGAGAAGGGGATGCGCATTTCGGCGTACCAGCCGTCGCCGTCCCTCGAGGTCGCTACTTCCCAACTCGCGTCCCAGTTCACGTTCAGCCCGCCCATCGCGCCCGCTTGTTGGCGGGTTTGGCCACGTTGGAAGACTCCGCCTCCCTGGCCCTCTTTCACGACCTGAGCATCGTATTCAATGCCGGCCGGCGTGGTGGAGAAGATCAGCCCGTTTTGCCGATCTCGATACGTATCGAGAATGATGCCGAAGTAGTCACCACGCTCGAGGTCTGCGTCGCGGATGCGTTCACCGAGAGAGATTCCACTCGCGTCGTCGTCGAACAGCCAGGCTCCGACATAGAGAGCTTCGGCGTCCATGAGAATCCGAACCTCCGTACGTTCTGAAACCGGCTGTCCCTCTGTCGGTTCACGCTGTACGAAGTCCACGATGGGATTGGCTGCGTTCCACGCGTCATCGTCGAGTGACCCATCAATCACAATGGAGGACGGAGCGCGTTCTGCAGCGGCGACGGGTCGCGCGTCTTGGGCGGAGAGAACCGGCGTGAACGTTGCCGCCAACGCGAAGGCGAGCACAGGAACGAGTCGTCGCGGGGTCAATCGTGGTCCTAGGAATGCGTTGTATGGTGGTCGATGTGCTGATCGTATCAGCCGAATCGAACCTGACAAGAGCGATTTGGAGGCGTGCGTCGCCAAGGACTCGCGCCACGCCGGCCCCCGGGAGGAATCGCTGAACGAGTGCTACGATAGGGGTCCCGAAGCGGTGCCGAGAACAGAGTAGACATCGAGTGGCTCAACATCTGAACGCCTGAGTCTGTCCACTGGAGTAGATCACCTCCAGAATGGGGGCCTGTTCTGTCGCTTCACTGACCCCCGTTGAGACGTAACAACATGAGCGCAAAAACGCTTGCCGCGGCGGCATTGCTTTTGGCCCTCGCCGCCCCCGGCCTACAAGCCCAGCTGACTCAGCCGTTGGGCGACATGATGGACGACTTCCAATGGCGTAATATCGGGCCTACCAATATGGGTGGGCGTGTGACCGACATCGAAGCCATCCCCAGCCCATCGAAGACGTTCTTCGTCGCCGGTGCGGGCAGCGGCATTTGGAAGACCACGAACAACGGCACGACGTTCAAGCAGGTGTGGAGCGACGAGCGCGTCATCTCGATGGGCGACCTGGCCATTGCACCGTCCAACACCGACATCGTGTGGGCCGGGACGGGTGAACCGAACTCGCGCAATTCGATCTCAGCCGGAGGCGGGATCTTCAAGTCGACGGACGGGGGCGAGTCCTGGGAGCCCATGGGCTTGGTGGAGACGCAGGTCATTGCTCGC
The genomic region above belongs to Longimicrobiales bacterium and contains:
- a CDS encoding DUF5916 domain-containing protein is translated as MTPRRLVPVLAFALAATFTPVLSAQDARPVAAAERAPSSIVIDGSLDDDAWNAANPIVDFVQREPTEGQPVSERTEVRILMDAEALYVGAWLFDDDASGISLGERIRDADLERGDYFGIILDTYRDRQNGLIFSTTPAGIEYDAQVVKEGQGGGVFQRGQTRQQAGAMGGLNVNWDASWEVATSRDGDGWYAEMRIPFSTLRYGSASQQTWGMNLVRKIRRKNEEALWAPVPRQYNFMRLSQAGDLVGLEVPLQRSGTVTPYVLGGIDRDYSLDGSENEYSIEGGLDAKMTFSSLTLDATLNTDFAQVEVDEQRTNLTRFPLFFPEKRPFFLENAGLFSAGTPQAADLFFSRRIGISPNGNSVPIRGGARVSGKAAGMNVGLMQIFTDEVVGDVAENAFTVARVSSELPNRSRVGAIFVQRRGTHDGTDFNRTYGVDGRMGLGEAWTLDAWAAKTETSPTTGLETGREEAYHLLTTYESRTWRGRLRVMQVGEDFNPEVGFVNRVGYRHIEIFVERVVRFPNISWWRESNPHLTWRSFWDFNGFHESGFLHLDTEIKFEGGGRFGPELNLITEGLKEPFEISPGVVIPAGEYTTLLNSWDYGTDPSKKFSLLGRADFGNFFTGVRHGGNVTFTVRQGETFTTSLLLDHNTVSLPEGDFDATLLGLRLGYFFTPNVFLQSLVQYSDQAAVWSANLRFAWLSTAGTGLYVVYNGAQRAARLSNWGEPISRGLIIKFARQVTLF